One Candidatus Binatia bacterium genomic region harbors:
- a CDS encoding glutamate-5-semialdehyde dehydrogenase — protein MAELQQLEKVTAGERLLVGGDRFATISEELAAAFQPGDSILVVESSGEVLHLPQAERAIADNAVQRARNAFAQMGTITDERITAFFEEFANRLEDPAVWERVLKVNARDLERAQQRGRSTTRLIADDKLRQGMIEGLRGWCHATSRRGTILETIEHEGWNVDLVGAELGVVGFVFEGRPNVLADATGVLRSGNTVVFRIGSDALQTAQCLMSEALSPALLASGLPEGAVVLIESAAHAAGWALFSNRDVSLAVARGSGPAVATLGSLARQAGVPASLHGTGGAWIVGSKTATPTSFAAAIEASLDRKVCNTLNVCCIPENCIPDLLPCFLEALERAGSARDQSFKLHVVAGDEKWLPAEMLTRKISVRRATGDQTESQIEALPEASIGHEWEWEETPEVTLKIVSGLPHAIELFNRHSPQFVASLISEEPAEHARFFQSINAPFVGNGFTRWVDGQYALNQPELGLSNWENGRLLGRAAVLSGDSVYTVRARVTQRDPNLRR, from the coding sequence ATGGCTGAACTGCAGCAACTGGAAAAGGTGACCGCCGGCGAGCGTCTCCTCGTCGGTGGCGATCGATTTGCAACCATCTCCGAGGAACTTGCCGCCGCCTTCCAACCGGGAGACTCGATCCTGGTGGTCGAATCGAGCGGTGAAGTCCTGCACCTGCCGCAGGCCGAAAGAGCGATCGCTGACAATGCGGTGCAGCGCGCGAGAAACGCTTTCGCGCAAATGGGCACGATCACCGATGAACGGATTACCGCGTTCTTTGAGGAGTTCGCCAACCGTCTCGAGGACCCCGCCGTCTGGGAGCGCGTCCTGAAAGTCAATGCGCGGGATCTCGAGCGTGCGCAACAACGTGGTCGCTCAACGACTCGGCTTATCGCCGATGACAAACTTCGACAGGGCATGATCGAGGGACTCCGAGGATGGTGCCACGCCACGAGCCGTCGGGGCACCATCCTGGAGACGATCGAGCATGAAGGATGGAATGTGGACCTCGTGGGCGCCGAGCTCGGCGTCGTCGGGTTTGTTTTCGAGGGCCGCCCGAACGTTCTCGCCGATGCCACCGGTGTTTTGCGCAGCGGGAACACGGTCGTCTTCCGCATCGGCAGTGATGCACTGCAAACCGCACAATGCCTGATGTCGGAGGCGTTGTCGCCCGCCCTGCTGGCCAGCGGTCTGCCCGAAGGAGCCGTCGTACTGATCGAAAGTGCAGCGCATGCTGCGGGTTGGGCCTTGTTCTCGAACCGTGATGTCTCTCTCGCGGTCGCCCGAGGCTCCGGGCCTGCTGTGGCGACTCTGGGATCTCTGGCCCGACAGGCAGGTGTGCCTGCAAGTCTGCACGGCACGGGTGGCGCCTGGATTGTCGGCAGCAAGACAGCGACCCCGACCTCCTTCGCGGCCGCGATCGAGGCATCCCTTGATCGAAAGGTCTGCAACACCCTGAATGTTTGCTGCATTCCCGAAAACTGCATCCCCGATCTGCTCCCGTGCTTTCTCGAAGCTTTGGAACGGGCTGGAAGCGCCCGAGACCAATCCTTCAAATTGCACGTGGTCGCCGGCGATGAAAAATGGCTCCCCGCCGAGATGCTCACCAGAAAAATTTCCGTGCGACGGGCCACAGGCGATCAAACCGAGTCTCAAATCGAGGCCTTGCCGGAAGCATCTATAGGACACGAGTGGGAATGGGAAGAAACACCGGAAGTCACTCTCAAGATAGTCTCCGGATTGCCGCACGCGATCGAGCTTTTCAATCGCCATAGTCCACAATTCGTCGCCAGCCTGATCAGCGAAGAACCCGCCGAGCATGCTCGATTCTTCCAAAGCATCAACGCGCCATTTGTGGGCAACGGGTTCACCCGTTGGGTCGATGGGCAATACGCTCTGAACCAGCCCGAATTGGGACTCTCGAACTGGGAGAACGGACGACTGCTGGGGCGGGCCGCCGTCCTCTCGGGAGACAGCGTCTATACAGTGCGGGCGCGCGTTACCCAGCGCGACCCTAATCTCAGGCGCTGA
- the fghA gene encoding S-formylglutathione hydrolase: MAALEVVSSEQMAGGEQQYLRHLSDETGTQMTFSAFLPPQVKDGPVPVLFWLSGLTCTAENFTVKAEAQQYAAEHGLLVVAPDTSPREAGIAGEEDSWDLGTGASFYLDATEMPWIMNYRMYSYLMDELPRLVGEELPADMGRQGIAGHSMGGHGALMCALRNPGRFRSVSAFAPICAPSEVPWGQKAFTAYLGDDRAAWAEWDSCELIANAKERLPLLIDQGDADEYLDEQLKPELLEAACAAAGHPLELRRHPGHGHGYDFIKTLIGDHIRHHAEALRA, from the coding sequence ATGGCTGCATTGGAAGTGGTTTCAAGTGAGCAAATGGCCGGTGGAGAACAGCAATACCTTCGCCATCTTTCTGACGAGACGGGCACACAGATGACTTTTTCGGCATTTCTGCCCCCGCAGGTGAAAGACGGCCCCGTGCCGGTTCTTTTCTGGCTTTCGGGCCTGACCTGCACCGCCGAGAATTTCACGGTGAAAGCGGAAGCTCAGCAATATGCCGCCGAACACGGGCTTCTCGTGGTGGCTCCGGATACGAGCCCGCGGGAGGCGGGGATCGCGGGTGAGGAGGATTCCTGGGACCTCGGCACGGGCGCCAGTTTCTATCTCGATGCCACCGAAATGCCATGGATCATGAACTATCGGATGTATTCCTATCTAATGGACGAGCTTCCTCGGTTGGTTGGGGAGGAATTGCCTGCGGATATGGGTCGGCAAGGGATTGCCGGTCATTCGATGGGCGGCCACGGAGCTCTGATGTGCGCTCTGCGAAATCCGGGCAGGTTTCGGTCCGTTTCCGCTTTTGCGCCCATCTGTGCGCCCAGCGAGGTGCCCTGGGGACAGAAGGCGTTTACGGCCTACCTTGGCGACGATCGTGCGGCATGGGCCGAGTGGGATAGCTGCGAGTTGATCGCGAATGCGAAGGAAAGACTTCCTCTGTTGATCGATCAGGGGGACGCCGACGAGTATCTGGATGAACAATTGAAGCCGGAGCTTCTCGAGGCAGCATGTGCCGCAGCGGGGCATCCGCTGGAACTGCGGCGCCACCCGGGGCACGGTCATGGATACGATTTCATCAAGACCTTGATCGGGGATCATATCCGGCACCATGCGGAGGCGCTGCGGGCCTGA
- a CDS encoding SIMPL domain-containing protein (The SIMPL domain is named for its presence in mouse protein SIMPL (signalling molecule that associates with mouse pelle-like kinase). Bacterial member BP26, from Brucella, was shown to assemble into a channel-like structure, while YggE from E. coli has been associated with resistance to oxidative stress.): protein MVKSSFRHLSGWLMGAFLFAGCGTAVTNTGGSEPSIQTRGEAVISVAPDRAFITLAIEARDPRPNAAQTAVAKASRTAMQALEGARLGDDALQTLSYSLQEEYDWQDRKRTLRGYVARNTIEVRIDEVARVGEVLGLAVSTGVTSVSGLRFDTSKRADLEQQALTQAVAQARAYATAAAAGAGIGLGEVIEIQQEGGGSPAPRIAYSRSMAAEAKTGAPPIESGDIEIRASARIRVAISAD, encoded by the coding sequence ATGGTCAAAAGCAGTTTTCGACACCTTTCCGGCTGGCTGATGGGCGCATTCCTTTTTGCGGGATGCGGGACCGCGGTCACCAACACCGGGGGTTCGGAACCCTCGATCCAGACCAGAGGCGAAGCAGTCATTTCCGTCGCACCGGATCGGGCGTTCATCACGCTGGCTATCGAAGCGCGCGACCCTCGTCCCAACGCCGCTCAGACAGCTGTTGCCAAAGCATCCAGGACCGCGATGCAGGCGCTTGAAGGCGCCCGTCTGGGGGACGATGCCTTGCAGACATTATCGTACTCGTTGCAGGAAGAATACGATTGGCAGGATCGGAAACGCACCCTGCGCGGTTATGTGGCGAGAAACACCATCGAGGTCCGGATCGATGAGGTGGCGCGGGTCGGCGAAGTCCTCGGGCTTGCCGTCAGCACGGGGGTCACCTCGGTGTCGGGCTTGCGTTTCGATACCAGCAAGCGCGCCGACCTCGAGCAGCAGGCCTTGACGCAGGCTGTGGCTCAGGCGCGTGCCTATGCCACGGCGGCCGCCGCCGGCGCCGGCATTGGCTTGGGTGAGGTTATCGAGATTCAGCAAGAAGGGGGCGGATCACCGGCGCCGCGGATTGCGTACTCGCGCTCGATGGCCGCGGAGGCCAAAACCGGCGCCCCACCGATCGAGTCGGGTGATATCGAGATTCGAGCCTCTGCACGGATCCGCGTGGCGATCAGCGCTGACTGA